The Sorangiineae bacterium MSr11367 genome window below encodes:
- a CDS encoding PIG-L family deacetylase: protein MTTRRNVLLGMVGLFAAACSPPPGPGGRGSGTVVCICAHPDDAESGCGGTLIRLVRSGYHVKVIYTFAGGIPGKRGREVVETRREEAKHACHLMGAEPIFLFDENGTSKLDTPWLPTLVADLKKADPEMIFAHWSMDSHPDHQMAALLAFRAAQGLDALPEMYFFEVEHGRQTMAFDPSVYVDITAVRADKVKALMAHESQDPMKLYKRDHEQMELFRGREAGYGAAEAFIPLRAGYTRLTDALD, encoded by the coding sequence GTGACGACGCGAAGAAACGTTTTGCTTGGAATGGTGGGGCTCTTTGCGGCGGCTTGCTCGCCGCCGCCGGGGCCGGGAGGTCGGGGCTCGGGCACGGTGGTTTGCATCTGCGCGCACCCGGACGATGCGGAATCCGGCTGCGGCGGGACGCTCATTCGCCTCGTGAGATCCGGTTATCATGTCAAAGTCATTTACACGTTCGCCGGGGGCATTCCCGGCAAGCGTGGCAGGGAAGTCGTCGAGACGCGGCGCGAGGAAGCGAAGCACGCATGCCATCTCATGGGGGCGGAGCCTATTTTTCTATTCGATGAAAATGGCACTTCGAAACTCGACACCCCCTGGCTCCCGACGCTCGTTGCCGACTTGAAGAAGGCAGACCCCGAAATGATCTTCGCGCACTGGTCGATGGATTCGCACCCAGACCACCAGATGGCGGCGCTCCTCGCCTTCCGCGCCGCCCAGGGGCTCGACGCACTGCCGGAAATGTACTTTTTCGAGGTCGAGCACGGACGCCAAACCATGGCGTTCGACCCCTCCGTCTACGTGGATATCACGGCCGTCCGCGCCGATAAGGTCAAAGCCCTGATGGCCCACGAGAGCCAAGACCCCATGAAGCTCTACAAACGCGACCACGAGCAAATGGAACTATTCCGCGGACGCGAAGCGGGCTACGGCGCCGCGGAAGCCTTTATCCCATTGCGAGCCGGCTACACGCGCCTCACCGACGCACTCGATTGA
- the atpB gene encoding F0F1 ATP synthase subunit A: MPEHTSFFTYLIAKLPFFKDFAHALGHTATGQEVTTHTIEPFVVSVFIVILLSLVAFAAKAKIVAPKGIADEAIVPEDKLTSRTFLELFVGYVYDTMKDAMGPKRAKKYFPVVGTAAIFIFFGNLLGLIPGFAPPTSSWNITLGCSLVVFFAFNYYGLKENGFAYIKHLAGPVWWLAFLIFPLEVMSLIIRPITLSVRLMLNMSVDHLLVGIFHTLVALVVPVAVMLLGTLVIAVQAYVFTLLATVYISLATEHDEHIEDHQPGKKHDITRVPVQPPA; encoded by the coding sequence ATGCCGGAGCACACCTCCTTTTTCACCTACCTGATCGCGAAACTGCCCTTCTTCAAGGACTTCGCCCACGCCCTGGGCCACACGGCAACCGGGCAGGAGGTGACGACGCACACGATCGAGCCGTTCGTCGTGAGCGTTTTCATCGTGATCCTGCTTTCGCTGGTGGCATTTGCGGCCAAAGCCAAGATCGTGGCGCCGAAGGGCATCGCGGACGAGGCGATCGTTCCGGAAGACAAGCTGACCTCGCGCACCTTCCTCGAGCTGTTCGTGGGCTACGTCTACGACACGATGAAGGACGCCATGGGGCCGAAGCGCGCCAAGAAGTACTTCCCCGTGGTGGGCACGGCGGCCATCTTCATCTTCTTCGGCAACCTGCTGGGCCTCATCCCGGGGTTCGCGCCCCCCACCTCGTCGTGGAACATCACGCTCGGGTGCTCGCTCGTCGTCTTCTTCGCCTTCAATTACTACGGCTTGAAGGAGAACGGCTTCGCCTACATCAAGCACCTGGCCGGTCCGGTCTGGTGGCTCGCCTTCCTCATCTTCCCGCTCGAGGTGATGAGCCTGATCATCCGGCCGATCACCTTGTCGGTTCGTTTGATGCTCAACATGTCCGTCGACCATCTCCTGGTCGGCATCTTCCACACCCTCGTGGCGCTGGTGGTGCCGGTGGCGGTCATGCTGCTCGGTACCTTGGTCATCGCCGTCCAGGCCTACGTCTTCACCCTGCTGGCCACCGTTTACATTTCCTTGGCGACGGAACACGACGAGCACATCGAGGACCATCAGCCCGGAAAAAAACATGACATCACCCGGGTTCCCGTGCAGCCCCCCGCGTGA
- a CDS encoding ATP synthase F0 subunit C — MSTSKKLAPVLAALATLLISSAAFAAETADKYAVDGDVRKWGTIGAGVAIGLAVLGGGLGQGRAASAALEGIARNPGAAARIQTPMILGLALIESLVLFSLVVSLFILGKI; from the coding sequence ATGTCGACCTCGAAGAAGCTCGCTCCCGTACTCGCCGCCCTGGCGACGCTACTCATCTCCTCCGCCGCCTTTGCCGCCGAGACCGCTGACAAGTACGCCGTCGATGGCGACGTCCGGAAGTGGGGCACGATCGGCGCCGGCGTCGCGATCGGACTCGCGGTGCTCGGTGGCGGTCTCGGTCAGGGTCGCGCTGCCAGTGCAGCCCTCGAAGGCATCGCCCGCAACCCGGGTGCAGCTGCCCGTATCCAGACCCCGATGATTCTTGGTCTGGCGCTCATCGAGTCGCTGGTTCTCTTCTCGCTCGTCGTCTCGCTGTTCATCCTCGGGAAGATCTGA
- a CDS encoding AarF/UbiB family protein: MIGVVSAIRDLGRLREISTVLVRHGFGEIVTRAGFGGGKKRPREDAAVTDGNGSSQVSPLAEGTAEEIPDAELLRGEEEKKRISTSERLRLVLQDLGPSFIKLGQIVSTRGDILPEELITELKKLQDEVPPIPFSDIKTAIETSLSSPLENLFVSFDERPLATASIGQVHRAVLESTENGITRNVDVVVKVQRPGVAATVARDLELLHIMAAAVERAIPETRIYSPIGLVQQFDRSITNELNYMVEADNAERFAQNFASKPMARFPRVYKHVSSKTVLTLEFFDGRKVDKAVTDGFDGPRIAKEALAVVIKMAFEDGFFHADPHPGNVIVMGTPEQPIIGLIDVGMVGRLSPELRDYTVDLMVAAYRKDSYGVADALYKIGRPTKKVDMREYRAEAAMLAEKYLGRPLREIEMSAMIRDLVQGAMKYGIEIPTDFMLVGKALMTIEGIGKQLDPDLDVFGSAGPHFIEILRLRYSPQKLGSELLRGVGQLSRTGYDMPMQVGEVLEDLRLGRLALRTIDPEMPRATDRLGRRIFTGAILAALITSGSLLLSRGVHEVFAQAMLVVAGVVWLAHTVLDLWRGPKKL; this comes from the coding sequence GTGATCGGCGTCGTCTCCGCTATCCGCGATCTAGGCCGCCTGCGCGAGATCTCCACCGTGCTCGTTCGCCACGGCTTCGGCGAAATCGTCACCCGTGCCGGCTTCGGCGGCGGCAAGAAGCGGCCGCGCGAGGACGCTGCGGTCACCGACGGCAACGGCAGCTCCCAGGTTTCCCCGCTTGCCGAGGGCACCGCGGAGGAGATCCCCGATGCCGAGTTGCTTCGCGGTGAGGAGGAGAAGAAGCGCATCTCCACCTCCGAACGCCTGCGCCTGGTGCTGCAGGACCTTGGCCCCTCGTTCATCAAGCTGGGGCAGATCGTCTCCACCCGCGGCGACATCCTCCCGGAGGAGCTCATCACGGAGCTGAAGAAGCTCCAGGACGAGGTTCCTCCCATCCCGTTCTCGGACATCAAGACGGCCATCGAGACGAGCCTTTCCTCGCCGCTCGAGAACCTCTTCGTCTCCTTCGACGAGCGGCCGCTCGCCACCGCGTCGATCGGTCAGGTGCACCGGGCGGTGCTCGAGAGCACGGAAAACGGCATCACCCGCAACGTGGACGTCGTCGTCAAAGTTCAGCGTCCCGGCGTCGCCGCCACCGTCGCGCGCGATCTCGAGCTGCTCCACATCATGGCTGCCGCCGTCGAGCGAGCCATTCCCGAGACGCGCATCTATTCGCCCATCGGCTTGGTGCAGCAGTTCGATCGCTCCATCACCAACGAACTCAATTACATGGTGGAGGCGGACAACGCGGAGCGTTTCGCGCAGAACTTCGCCTCCAAGCCCATGGCGCGCTTTCCGCGCGTGTACAAGCACGTGAGCTCGAAGACGGTGCTCACCCTCGAGTTCTTCGACGGTCGCAAAGTCGACAAGGCCGTCACCGATGGCTTCGACGGCCCGCGCATCGCGAAGGAAGCGCTCGCCGTGGTCATCAAAATGGCCTTCGAGGACGGCTTTTTCCACGCCGATCCGCACCCGGGCAACGTCATCGTGATGGGCACGCCCGAGCAGCCCATCATCGGGCTCATCGACGTCGGCATGGTCGGCCGCCTCTCGCCCGAGCTGCGCGATTACACCGTCGACCTCATGGTCGCCGCGTACCGCAAAGACTCCTACGGCGTGGCCGACGCGCTCTACAAAATCGGGCGCCCCACGAAGAAGGTCGACATGCGCGAGTACCGCGCCGAAGCGGCCATGCTCGCCGAGAAGTACCTGGGCCGCCCGCTCCGCGAAATCGAGATGTCCGCGATGATCCGCGACCTCGTGCAGGGCGCCATGAAGTACGGCATCGAGATCCCCACCGACTTCATGCTCGTCGGCAAAGCGCTGATGACCATCGAGGGTATCGGCAAGCAGCTCGATCCGGATCTCGACGTCTTCGGCAGCGCAGGCCCGCACTTCATCGAGATTCTGCGCCTTCGCTATTCACCGCAGAAGCTCGGCAGCGAATTGCTCCGCGGCGTGGGCCAGCTCTCGCGCACCGGTTACGACATGCCGATGCAGGTCGGCGAGGTGCTCGAAGATCTCCGCCTCGGACGCCTCGCCCTGCGCACCATCGACCCGGAGATGCCGCGCGCGACGGATCGCCTGGGGCGGCGCATCTTCACCGGCGCCATCCTCGCTGCGCTCATCACCAGCGGTTCCTTGCTGCTCTCGCGCGGCGTCCACGAAGTGTTCGCCCAAGCGATGCTCGTCGTCGCCGGCGTGGTGTGGCTCGCCCACACCGTGCTCGATCTGTGGCGCGGTCCGAAGAAGCTTTAA